CCATGACATCTACAGGCGGCAATGGAGTTGTGGACAATACCGGTGTGAGTAGTTTTGTTATAAATCAGATTCCGGGTTCTACAGAAATCATGAGTTTACATTTTAATCTGACTTTAGGTGCAACTTATGGAAATACTAACGCTAACTGGTATTTTATAATAGGAAGGGCTTCGCACAATTTGCTTGGTACTACAAATACCAAAAGCTTTGAGCATACCAAAAAACATGATCACGACGACAGGATTTACGCGGTTTGGAGATACATTAAATCTCCAACTTATCCTACAAGATTCGCATTTTCAAAAATGGCTCAATCTCCTGCTGATTTCAGTGACGGAAAAGGAAAAACCTGGACAAGTGAATCTTCAGGAAATCTGGAGTCTAATACTTCCTATGCGATAGATATATACTGCAATAATTCAAGCTCTCCCCAACAATATATACGCAATGAAACATCCGTGAGTTTGGCATCTGGCCAATACGCGATTTACGTTGATGGCAGTTTAAAGGACACTTTTGATAAAAATGCTATTGCATCAAGCTCAGCCAGGCCTTTAGACGGATTTGCAATTTTCTCCAGAGACCCGGCTAAATCGGGTACCGAACAGGACAATTCCTCGTCACTTTCAATTAGTAATCTTAAAGTGGTATATCTGGGTGCTGTTTCCACAACACCGGTAACGCTAACAGATTTTAATGGAAATGCAACAAATACTGGCATTGCTTTAAACTGGCAGACCGCAAACGAACAAAATAACGCTCACTTTATACTTAACCGCTCTATAAACGGGAAAGACTTTTCTTATTTAACCCGTGTAGAAGGAAATGGTACAAGCAATAACGTGAAACATTACAGCTATACGGATAAAAACCCATTTACTGGTACTAATTATTACCAGTTGGAGCAAATAGATAAAGACGGGACAAAAACTGTAATAGATAAAATTGTTCCTGTTAAATACCTAGTTTCTGAGGAGGTGTTTAATATTTCTAAAATATCATCCAATCAGTTAAAAGCTTTTGTTTTTTCTGAAAAAGGTGAAGATGCCGAGCTAAGCATTACAGACATTTCTGGAAAAGTTATTTATAAAGCAACCAGAACCTTAAAACAGGGAAGCAACCACATCGATTTATTTATCTCTGCTAAGCCCGGTGTTTATGTAGCTACTTTAAAAGGAACAACAGGAACGAAGAGTGTCAAATTTATTTTATAGCGGTAAAAAATGAATGAAACAATTCTTATTTAATTGCGGGTACGCAACCTTAAACGAACAATATTACTAACCATTAAAAATCACAATTATGAAAAAACTATTACTAATCACAACTTTCATAGGTTTGTTGAACACCGGTAAAGCTCAAACTTACTGGAAAGCGGATGTCGCGAACAGCAAAGGCGATGTTATTTGGGATTATAGTCTTGCTGTTCCCGCTGCAAAATCAATACAAGAAATTAATGTCAATTCAGAATCTACTCCGGATGCTGAAGGTTTTTTACCTAAACCTCCTTCCGGTACAGTAGCAGTAAGAACTTATACGAGTACTAATCCCGACCCCAATACCAGTCCTGCTGGTTTTTCTTTAAGTGGAAATACTTCTCCTTCTCTGACTATGATAGCAACAAGTGGTCCTTCAAATGCTGGCCCCTCAGCTACGGCTGCAACGAGTAAGTTTGCTGCCTATGGTTTTGCTAATGCAACAAATGTTATGAGCTTGCATTTTAATATGACATTAGGTGTAGAGCCATCTAATTCTAAGGCTAACTGGTATTTTATGATAGGAGGAAATTCGTATCCCGGCATACTTACCAATCAAGGCAATATGGTTACATCAACTGCAGAAACGGCTGCAGGGGTATATGCCCATGATAATAGAATTTTTGGTGCTTACAGGTTAAATAAATCATCTGAAGGTGGAGATTATGTGCACACTACTATGGGAGTAACTTCTATTACCGCCCCTGGAGGTAGAACCTGGTCTGGTGCTGTTGATGCAAATTTAGCTGCAAATACAGCCTATAAGATAGATATCTTTTGTAATAACTCTACTGCTACAGTAAAATATATTCATCCTGGAACTGGAGCCGAGACAGATTTAGCCGCGGGCAAATATGTGATTTATATAAATGAAGATCTAAAAGGCACTTTTAATAAGCTTGAGGTTACAACCAGCCAAAACCTAAGGAGTTTTATGATTATGTCCAGAGATGCGGCTCAAAGCGGCTCTGTTCTTGATAATTCAGCGTCACTTACTATAAGTAATTTTAAGGTAGTACATTTAGGAACTATTTCTACAAACCCTGTTAACCTAACAAGTTTCATCGGAAAAGCAACAAACAGCGGTATAGCTCTAAACTGGCAAACCGCAAGCGAACAAAATAATTCACACTTTATACTTAGCCGCTCTTCCAACGGAAAAGATTTTTCTTATTTAACCCGTGTAGAAGGAAATGGTACAAGCAATAACGTGAACCATTACAGCTATATAGATAGGGCTCCTTTTGCCGGTGTTAACTATTACCAATTGGAACAAGTTGATAAAGACGGGACAAAAACTGTAAATAAATCATTGTATGTGAATTATAAAAGTACAGATGCTGATTTTGTGGTTTCCAGATCTTCTAACAACAATTTAAAAACAACCTTAAATGCCAGCAGAATCGAGTGGTCAGAAATTATAATTACTGATATTGCAGGTAAGGTAATTTACAAAGGGAAACATCTATTGTCAGAAGGTAAGAATGAAATTGAAGTGCCTTTATCTGGTTCCAAACAGATGGTTTCTGTCGTTTATGTACAGACAGCAACGGAATCTAAAAGCGCTAAACTGATATTGTAATACCTATTAATATTTTCAGGGCGATCTTAATCATAAGTTTCGCTTTTGAAAATTAGAGGTTATCTATTAACACTTATATTTTGAAATTATGAAAAGAATATTATCATTATTAAGTTTAGTTATAGGGATTAGTATCGCTACAGAGGCTCAGATTATCAGGTATGTAGCCCCAAGCAGCATGGGAACGGCAGACGGATTAACAGCTGCAAATGCTTCGGATTTTTTAGATGCCTCTTTTTGGACAGCTATCCAGAGTTCTCTACAAACACAACCTGTAGTAGTGAAGTTTATTGCCGGCGACTATATAAGAGCTTATACCGAACAGTCTTTAATCCTAAACGAGATGGGGCATTATAGAAATAACTTGATACTCGAAGGTGACGCTGGAAATACTATTTTTACCGCTCCAACCGGGTACGCTACCAAAACAATTATATTCTCTTTAGTGAACTGTCAGAATATAAGCGTAAAAAACTTTCATTTTACAGGGAACGGCAGTGTAGATTATGTATTTAGGGTTACTTCTACCTCAGGAAAAACAAGTAAAAATATTTTAATAGAAAATTGTCGTTGGGAAGATATGCGGGGTATTGTCTATGGGGCATCAGGCACTGCATCCGGTACATCTTATGTTACATTTAAAAACTGTACATTTAAGAGAATCGGATTAAATGCTGGTTCGCACATGATATATAATGCTTATGATGCGCATCATATCAGCGTTATAGATTCTCATTTTGAAGATTGTACGGGAGATTACGTAAGGTTCAGAGACAATTTAGATTATGCCATAGTTAAGGGCACAACTTTTATAAGAAACCCTGGTTTTGATAGTTATCCTTTTATCTCCATGCCTCTTTTTAATGATGTCAATCCGGGTGATGAAATTTTTGCTACCAATTATTCATTTACCGACAACACATTTACTAATGCTACAGCAGCCATACAATTTTTCAGCCAGGGCTATGATCCTGCAGATCGAAATCATTTACTTACGGCACAGGAAGGTGCTATGCTAACAAGCGGAACAGACCAACAGAAAAAAGATGTATTGCTAAATAATTATAAAATTAATACCGACTTGGTAAGGATAAATAATAATACTTATAATAATATATCCAAACAGGTAATTTTAGTTAGCAATATTGGTTACGGTTCTGTATCTAAGGGGTGGACAGGGGAGGCAAATATCTCGGGCTTGTTTAACAATAGTGATGAACCGTTGCCTTGGGAAGGAGACCAGTATGCTTTCTCTAAGTGGGTAGAATCAGGGGCTTTAAAAAACATTGAATGGAATTATTATTTTACCGGGGGAACCAGTACTGTATCAGGAACTGGGGGAATAATAAGAACCTCTACGACTTCGATTATGGATTTTCTGCCAAAAACTACTTCCGGCGAAGCCTCTATCATGACACATACCAACACGACGGTCAACTCCTCTTCTTTTACGCTCAATGGCAACGGTTCATCTTTAACTATGGTTCATACAGCCGGGAACGGAACAGCTGTATCTCCTGCTAAATTTTCTGTAAGAAGTTTTGAGGCATCATCTAAGGTAATGAGCGCTCATTTTGATGTAACATTAAGTAATACAGCCCAAAACAAACAGGCTATATGGTACATTGCCGTAGGAGATTCAACAGCATTGCCTATTAAAAACACAGACAGTGCTCCCTCAATTACAGGCTCTACCTCTACCGCTGATAAATTGTATACTGTATTAAGAATAAGGAAAGTAGCTTTCGGTAATTCATATGCTGTTCAGGCAAGGCATAATGATGGCAAACAGACAAACCCAACAACTAATTGGGGTTGGCAAACTATAACGGGAGCAACATTAACCAGTGGCAACGTAGCTAAAATAGCTTTGTTTTTCAATAATACCGAGAACCAACAGCAATATATCTTTAATGGGGTTACTAAAACTTTAGCGGCTGCATCTTATCATATTTATATAGATGATGTGCAAAAAGGAGCAACATTGACTAATTTAGTCAGAAATACATATCCGACAAATGGAAATATAAAGTATACGGGAGACTTATCGGGTTTTTCTATTATGAGCAGGGAAGGGGCAATGTCATTTACTACTGAAGACACAGGAACTACAGGCCCTTCAGCGTATGACAATTCTGCATCTCTAATGGTAACCAACTTTCAAATTGTCCACCTTGCTACTCCAACAACTACACCAGTAACACTAACAGATTTTAGCGGAAGTGCAACAAACACCGGCATAGCTTTAAACTGGCAGACCGCAAGCGAGCAAAACAATTCTCATTTTATACTTAACCGCTCTATAAACGGGAAAGACTTTTCTCATTTAACCCGTGTAGAAGGAAATGGTACAAGCAATAGCATAAACCATTACAGCTATATTGATAAAACCCCATTTGCGGGTACTAATTATTACCAATTGGAGCAGATAGATAAAGACGGGGCAAAAACTGTAATAAATAAAATTGTACCTGTTAAATACTTGGTATCTGACGAAGTGATTAGCATTTCCAAAATATCATCCAATCAGCTAAGAGCCTTTTTTAATTCTGAAAATGGCGAAAATGCCGAGCTAAGCATTACAGACATTTCAGGAAAAGTTATTTATAAAACAAACAGAGTCTTAAAGCAGGGAAATAACCAGATAGATTTATTTGTACCTGTTAAACCCGGCGTTTATGTAGCTACTTTAAAGGAAACAGCAGGAATGAAGAGCGTTAAGTTTACGCTATTAAATTGATCCGGTAATACAACGTTAAAACTAAAAATTATAAGAAAATATTAACTATTTAAATAAATACACATGAAAAAAAATACGTTATTTTTATTATCAGCTTTAACCATAGCTAGCTTTCACACAAAAGCCCAATGGGTTGAATCCGGAAACCAAAAAAACATTGTTTGGGAATACAGTTTTGCTGGTACAACAAGCACAGTGACAAATTCTGGTAAAGGAATAGAAAAAACATCAACTCCCTCATCTCAGGACTTCCTTCCAAGACCAAAATCTGGAGAGGTTAAAATTATCGCAGGTGAAGAAAACGGAACTGGAAAATCTTCTTTCACCCTTAATAACGAGGGGAGACCCTCTCTAACCATGGTGCATACCAGCGGACGGGGTTTTGCTCCGGCTGCGGCAAAATTTATTGTCCGGAATTTCGAAGTTAAATCAAAAGTGATGAGCTTACATTTTAGCTTAAAACCAGGTAATACCGCCGAAAACAAACAAGCTATATGGTATTTTATTGTCGGATCGGGGACGAATTCCAGTGTTGGTGGGGCAGGGGCACCAATCATATCGGCAGCTGGTAACGTAGATAAAGGAGTATATACCCTTTTCAGACTTAGAAAAGCTGCTGTTGGAGGAAAGTACAGTTTACAAGCAAGATATAATGATGGCACTCAACCAAAAGCTGATAATAACTACTGGGGTTGGCAAACAATATCAGGAGTGAGCCTGACAAGTGATAAGGAAACAAAGTTTGATATATTCTGCAATAACACAGATGAAAGCCAATTGTATACTGTTAACGGAACGCAGAAAACATTACCTGCAAAAGCTTATCATATTTATATAGATGGAGTGCAAAAAGGTGCAGGTAGTAATGAAGCCGCAAAATTAGTGAGAAATGAAGGTGGAGTTGATAAGGATATATATTATACTGGAGATCTAAACGGCTTTAGTATCATGTCTCGTGAAGGAGCACATTCAGATCTAAAGAATGCTGACGGCACCATTAGTTATGACAACTCTGCGTCATTAATGATAAGTGATTTAAAAATAGTTCATCTCGCGGCAGCAAAAAAATAAGAATCTGGAATGTCCTTAAAAGTAAAAAGAGAATTAGACGAGGAATGAAAACCTCGTCTAAACTTATTTTAACAAATCTTATTATGCCTGTTAAACCCTAATCTCAATAATGAAAAAAACAATCAATTTACTCCTGTTATCTTTTTTTGGTATGTCTGTTTCGGCGCAAGATTTAACAATAATTCCGAAAGAAAATTTTAAGGTAACCAATTTGGGCCCTCAGGTAACGGATATCGTTTTGCAGGGAAGTGTTTTTGCCAAAGATCCGGACGGAAAAATATTAATATATACCGTGATTAGAGGAACTCCAGCTCATTTACTTGCCTTTAATATCGAAACCCGAAAACTGGTAATTGATTTACCATTACCAAAAACGGATGGATCATGGGATTTAGAAGTTAGCTCAACAGGGATAGTCTATGTTGCTGGTGGCGCTGGAGGATTTTTTTATAAACATGTTCCCGGTACAAACAAAGTAGATAATATAGGGAATGTTTTAGGAACAGAAAAATATATATGGGACTTATCTGCAGGTAAGGATGGTGAAATTTACGGTGCAACTTATCCAAATTGCAGGGTTTTTAGATATCACCCAAATGAAGGTTATACAGATTTCGGAAACGGGCCTTTGGTAGAAGGAGAAAATTATGTGAGAGGGTTGGTATACAATCACACCAGTAAGAAAATTTATGCCGGTATTGGTTCTCATGCACATCTCATAGAACTGGATACGAAATCTAAAACGAAGGTTAGTTTATTGCCACAAGAATATAAGTCGGCGCAGTTTGTATATGACATAGGCCAGGTACAGGACTTAAAATCGGGCGACAGGATTTTCTTTACCGTTGCCGGAGCAAAAAAAGTACTTGTTTATAACATCACAAAAAAAAGATACGAAGCAGAAATGCCCGAATTCCCAGTAAAGGCTATAATTAAAGATCCGGCAACAGAAAAAGTATACTACGTTCATAA
This genomic interval from Pseudopedobacter saltans DSM 12145 contains the following:
- a CDS encoding T9SS type A sorting domain-containing protein; translated protein: MERKIILTFSILGLLAMAAQSQTYWKSSLGKGDVIWEYDFTTSPQNISGYGLAEVSTSTSPTFLPSPVSGNVAITTYPRSVNATLNSPATFLLSGSCVTSSLTMTSTGGNGVVDNTGVSSFVINQIPGSTEIMSLHFNLTLGATYGNTNANWYFIIGRASHNLLGTTNTKSFEHTKKHDHDDRIYAVWRYIKSPTYPTRFAFSKMAQSPADFSDGKGKTWTSESSGNLESNTSYAIDIYCNNSSSPQQYIRNETSVSLASGQYAIYVDGSLKDTFDKNAIASSSARPLDGFAIFSRDPAKSGTEQDNSSSLSISNLKVVYLGAVSTTPVTLTDFNGNATNTGIALNWQTANEQNNAHFILNRSINGKDFSYLTRVEGNGTSNNVKHYSYTDKNPFTGTNYYQLEQIDKDGTKTVIDKIVPVKYLVSEEVFNISKISSNQLKAFVFSEKGEDAELSITDISGKVIYKATRTLKQGSNHIDLFISAKPGVYVATLKGTTGTKSVKFIL
- a CDS encoding T9SS type A sorting domain-containing protein, whose translation is MKRILSLLSLVIGISIATEAQIIRYVAPSSMGTADGLTAANASDFLDASFWTAIQSSLQTQPVVVKFIAGDYIRAYTEQSLILNEMGHYRNNLILEGDAGNTIFTAPTGYATKTIIFSLVNCQNISVKNFHFTGNGSVDYVFRVTSTSGKTSKNILIENCRWEDMRGIVYGASGTASGTSYVTFKNCTFKRIGLNAGSHMIYNAYDAHHISVIDSHFEDCTGDYVRFRDNLDYAIVKGTTFIRNPGFDSYPFISMPLFNDVNPGDEIFATNYSFTDNTFTNATAAIQFFSQGYDPADRNHLLTAQEGAMLTSGTDQQKKDVLLNNYKINTDLVRINNNTYNNISKQVILVSNIGYGSVSKGWTGEANISGLFNNSDEPLPWEGDQYAFSKWVESGALKNIEWNYYFTGGTSTVSGTGGIIRTSTTSIMDFLPKTTSGEASIMTHTNTTVNSSSFTLNGNGSSLTMVHTAGNGTAVSPAKFSVRSFEASSKVMSAHFDVTLSNTAQNKQAIWYIAVGDSTALPIKNTDSAPSITGSTSTADKLYTVLRIRKVAFGNSYAVQARHNDGKQTNPTTNWGWQTITGATLTSGNVAKIALFFNNTENQQQYIFNGVTKTLAAASYHIYIDDVQKGATLTNLVRNTYPTNGNIKYTGDLSGFSIMSREGAMSFTTEDTGTTGPSAYDNSASLMVTNFQIVHLATPTTTPVTLTDFSGSATNTGIALNWQTASEQNNSHFILNRSINGKDFSHLTRVEGNGTSNSINHYSYIDKTPFAGTNYYQLEQIDKDGAKTVINKIVPVKYLVSDEVISISKISSNQLRAFFNSENGENAELSITDISGKVIYKTNRVLKQGNNQIDLFVPVKPGVYVATLKETAGMKSVKFTLLN